The DNA window GAAAGAGCGCGACACCAATCGATACCGTTAGGTTGATCGATTGTCCTTCAATGTTAAACGGCGTCTCCATTGCGTTAAATACCGTACCAATACGAGCCACGCTTTTGTCTGAATCGCTTAGGTTAGGAAAGAGAATGACAAACTCATCGCCACCTTGGCGGCATAGTGTGCCAATCTCTTTGACGCTTTGCTGCAAACGTTTGGAGACTTGCACTAAAAGTTCATTAGCATGGGTATGACCAAGTAAGTCATTGACGATTTTAAAGTTATCTAAATCGACACTCAGAATCGCTATGGATGAGCGCTGCTTGGTGGCTGCGAGCATAGCTTGTTCAAGACGGTCCGATAATAAGCGATGGTTCGGTAGACCAGTCAGTGCATCGTGTTGCGACATATACACGGCTTTTTCTTCTGAGAGTTTCAGATGGTTAATGTCGTTAAAAATCCAGATACTGCCACTGTGTGGATTGCTTTTATCAATCGCATTGCCTGTCAGTTCACACCACACAGTTTCACCGTTGGCGCGCATCAATTGAATCGTTCCGGTGTAGGAATCTTCATTGCACAGTACGCGATAGGCTTCACTGCCAAAATCGTGATAGGTTTCATCGGAGTCATAAAGAATACGCGTGGATTGACCAATCACAGCCCCTGTCTGGTAACCAAGCATCTGCTCAAAGCGTTGATTACAGGCAATGATCAGACGGTCTTTCACCCATGCCATCCCGACTAGGGCGTTATCGAGCAGTGCGTTCTTCTCTGAAAGCAGGGTATTTAGCGTGGCGTTTTGAGCCACTCGCTCTGTGACGTCGCGACCGACTATGACGCAAAACTGATGGTTATCTAACGTGGCTTTCTGGTAACTCAGTTCAAGCCATACGAACTCATCGGCGGCGGTTTTCTGCTCAATCACCGCAGACCCGTGCCACTCTTGACCGTCATCACGCAGAATGTCATCGATAAAATCGGTTACGCCACTCCAAGGAAAGTCACGAAGTGGTTTGTTCACTAAGGCGGTTTCAGCAACACCAAACAGGCGGCATACAGCCTGATTCACATCGCTCACTATGCCATCAGGCAGCGAGATAAGCATGACCATATCTGGGGTATGATCAAGCAGTGTTTTGAATCGCTCGAGGCGATCCATATTACGTCGCAGCTGAGGGTAGTAGTTCTTACGAAAAGAGCGATCCCCTAAACCGATGATGTTTTCTCGGCGCTGATCGAGCGCCTTTTTTTCCTGTTCGTCGTCACATTGCTTCACTGTAAATCGCCTTGATGTCCCCTAAAGAGGCTATTCGAGGGTTAGTCACGATACATGCGTCGTTGACTGCATGATTTGCTAGCTCTGGAATGTCAGAGGAGTGCACGCCCACGTTGGAGAGTTTTTCATTGATCCCCAATTGATGGCGCAAATTGGAAAATTCTTCGGTGATACGCGTCGCCAAGACTTTTTGCTGCATGCCACGGGTATCAATGCCCATAATCTGGGCGATGTTTTGATAGCGCTCGCCACTTTTGGGCATATTAAAGCGCACCACATGATCGAGCAGTAGCGCATTACACTCACCATGGGGAATATCAAGATAACCGCCAAGGGAGTGCGCCATTGCGTGCACAGCACCTAAACTCGCGTTAGAAAATGCCAGCCCTGCTTGGAGTGAACCGAGCAACATGTTCTCTCGACTTGGAATATGAGCGGGTTCAAACACGGCTCGATGAATGTTTTCCCACAGCAGTTTAATGGCGTGCATTGCATGCACGTCGACAATGGGCGAACTCGCAGTAGAAACGTAAGCTTCAATAGCATGAGTGAGCGCATCGACGCCTGTACACGCTGTGAGATAGGTATCGAGTGTGGTGGTAGTTTCAGGATCAATCAACGCTACATCTGGCACCACTGTTTTACTGATGATTGCCATTTTATAGCGCATGTCAGAGTTGGTAATAATGCAAAACTGGGAAATATCGGCCGAGGTGCCTGCAGTGGTTGGGATGCAAATCAGCGGCGGTCCGGGGATATCCACTTGGTCGATCCCTTCAAACATGGAGACTTCACCGCCGTTGGTGTAAACAATACCGATCGCCTTGGCACAATCAATCACACTGCCGCCACCTACAGCGACAATCACATCGCACTCATTTTCGGCATAAAACTGCGCGCCACGCATGACTTCATGATCTTTAGGGTTCGCGGTTAAATCAGCAAAGACGACGGATTCAATCCCCACTTCCGCTAAATCATTAATCGCTTGTTGTACCCAGCCGGCTTGAATCACCCCTTTGTCTGAAACGATCAGCACGCGTCTTGCTTCCATATTACGAGCATACACCGCCACTTTATGCCGCGCTCCAACACCAAAGATAAATTCAGGCGCGACAAACTTGCGCATTTCGTACAAAGCCATGGCTCATCCTCTTCAATATCGTTAAAGGAGATCGAGTCAAATCTGGGCGACTCAACGTTGATCCAAGTGTAGTTCAGCTTTGAATTGAGATACCAAGTTTTGCCGCGAAAAATGGCCTGAAAAAATGTTAGTTAGATCGCCAAATTAGTCAGTTGCTCCCTTAGTAGTATTGGATGCATAAGGCTGCTGAATTGCATTGAGTAAGCGCGCTTTGGTGCCGGAAAGATGCAGGCGCATCGCTGAACGAGCGGCATCTGGATCGCCTCTTTCAATCGCATGACAAAGATGCTCATGCTCTTTGAGTGCTTGCTGCTTGCGCGTCGCTGGAATGAGCGGATCTTTATGGTTGAGGCGCTGGTAAACGTAGGTGAGTAGCGCAACAAAATGGGGGTTTTTCGCCGCGGCAGCTATCGCAAAATGAAATCGGGCATCCATGCCGGTCGACGGTGCTTGGGCATCTATTGCGTGTTGCATCTCGCGCAGGTGTTTTTGCAGTTGGTCAACATCTCGCTGTGAACGCTTTTGCGCGGCTAAGTAGGCGGTCTCCGATTCAATCGCAATACGTAGCTCCATAAGATAAGTCAATTCAAGATCAGGTGTCGCGCCTGTGGTGGCCAATTGCAGTACGTCGCTGATCGGTTTGTCACATACAAAAGCGCCTTTACCCTGCTGCGTGACCACCAATTGGCTGGCCCGCAAGTCAGCGATGGCTTCACGAATCACTGTGCGACTCACAGCAAAACGTCGCACGAGTTGCTGCTCTGATGGCAGTTTTGAACCAGGTGGGTATTCGCCTTGCTCGATGGCATTTTTCAGCTCGAGCACCACACTGTGGGCACGGCGTGGAGGTGCCGACATAATTGCGCTCCAATTGAGGTTGTCATACAAGTTTAGCGTTTCCCCCTCTTAGCAGGAAAGCGTTGGCGTGACAAACTAAGAGCTATCGCAAACTCTTTCTTTTGCAGACTTAAGCACAAGAAACTGCATCCCATTCTTAACTTGTATGACAAGAGGCGTTTATGATCATCACCCGAGTATCCGTAACCGTATTTGAATACTTCACCAACAGACACGCCGACAGTGCGGGTCACTCCCATCCTCATCCTGAAGGTGGTATGGCTAAACAAGCTATGTTGACCATAGAAACGGAAGATGGCAACAAAGGCTATGCGTTTGCGCCCGTGGAGGTGATACGTCCTCATGTATTGAATGCGTTTTTTAAAAAGGTGTTGATTGGTAAAAATGCCATGTTCCGTGAAAAACTATGGCATGAGCTAGAGCTTTGGCAACGCGGTAGTGCAGGGCAGTTAACCGATCGTGCTTTAGCTGTGGTTGATCAAGCACTGTGGGATTGGGCGGGACGCTTTTTAAATGTGCCGGTGTATCAATTAATTGGTGCCTACCGCGATAAAGTACCAGCGTATGGCAGCACCATGTGTGGTGATGAGCTGGCTGGCGGATTAGCGACCCCTGAAGATTATGGTCGCTTTGCCGAACAGTTAGTCGCAAGAGGCTACAAAGCGATTAAGTTACATACTTGGATGCCGCCAGTCTCTTTTGCACCGAGTGTCGCGATGGATATTCGAGCGTGTGAAGCGGTGCGTGAAGCGGTTGGTCCCGATATCGCTTTGATGATCGATGGTTACCATTGGTATAGCCGGACTGAAGCGCTCAAAATTGGTAAGGCGTTGGAGCGGCTCGATTTTGCGTGGTTCGAAGAGCCAATGAATGAACAGAGCATCTCTTCTTATCGGTGGCTTAGTGAGCAGCTCGCGATTCCTGTGATTGGTCCAGAATCCGCATCGGGCAAGCATCATACGCGCGCCGAATGGGTAAAATCCCAAGCCAGTGATATTTTGCGTGCTGGTGTTCCGGGTGTGGGTGGCATCTCGCCAACACTGAAAGTGGCACATCTGGCGGAATCTTTTGGGATGAATTGTGAAGTGCACGGTAATGGCGCTGCTAACCTTGCTGTCTGTGCCGCGATTAAAAATTGCCAGTGGTACGAACGCGGACTACTTCATCCATTCTTGGACTATGATGAAGGTATCTCTTATCTCAATCAGCTAGCGGATCCGATGGACAGTGACGGCTTTGTTCATCTCTCATCCTTGCCTGGTTTGGGAGAGGACATCAACTTTAATTACATCGAAGCGCATACCCTCGCGGTGCACGACTAGAACAGATATTGTCCAGTGATGGGAAATAAAGTGTCTGGTTGTGCTCACGGCCAGACACTGAGTGGTATCTTGATCGCAAAATCTGTAAAATTGTGTGAAACAACAAAGACATCAAAGAAGAACGTGAGCGAACAACAACCCTTAAAACGTCGACGTGGACGTCCACCTAAAATCGAACGTGAATACTCGGATACCAAAAAGGTCCTCATTCGCAGTGGCTTAGAAATGATCACTGAGTTTGGCTTTACGGCGTCAGGCGTCGATGCAGTGGTGAAAAAAGTTCAAGTTCCTAAGGGCTCTTTCTACCACTACTTCAAAAACAAAGAAGAGTTTGGCTCGCAAGTCTTAGCCGCGTATGGCACCTATTTCGCGCATAAGTTAGATAAGCATCTAACCCGTCCCGACATTGCGCCTCTTGATAGAATTGGGCTATTTGTCAATGATGCAAAAGAAGGCATTGAACGCTTTGAATTTCGTCGCGGCTGTTTGGTTGGCAATATGATGCAAGAAGTGCCTCAGCTTTCCGATGCGTTAGCCGTGCAACTTCAAGAGATCATTCTGGATTGGCAACAGCGTGTTGAGTGCTGCTTTGCGTTAGCTCGTGAACAGAAGCAATTGCATTCCCGCGAAACCAATGAACATTTAGCGGCGCTATTTTGGTCTGGATGGGAAGGGGCAGTGATGCGCGCGAAGTTATTTCGTTCTACCCAGCCTTTGGATGATTTTTGGCACTATTTTCGTTGGAGCGTCAGCCAAGGCGAACAACGCTAGCAAGAAAAAACTCAGGGTTGCATGGCAACCCTGAGTCATCATAAGTTAGCGCTAAGCTTTGTTTTAGTTGCGATGAATATCAACCACCACGCGGCCTTTCACTTTACCTTCCAGCAATTGATGCGCAGTATCAATCACCTCATTAAAACTAATCACTGAGCTTGCGGTACTGAGCATCTCTTTATCGACCAATTTGGCAATTTGCTCCCAAGCCGTGCGGCGTTTCTCATTTGGACACATCACGCTATCAACACCTGCTAGCGTTACGCCACGCAAAATAAACGGAGCTACGCTGGCTGGAAAATCCATACCTTGGGCCAAACCACATGCAGCGACCACGCCACCATACTGAGTTGAGGCACACACGTTCGCTAGAGTATGGCTACCCACAGAATCGATGGCAGCAGCCCAAAGCTCTTTACCCAGTGGACGACCCGGTTGTGATAGTGTGTTGCGATCGATGATTTCACTGGCACCTAATTGGCGTAAACGAGCCTCTTCTTCTGGACGGCCAGTTGAAGCAATCACGTCAAAGCCCAATTTTGCTAAGAATGCCACGGCAAAACTGCCTACGCCGCCGTTCGCACCAGTGACTAGCACTTTACCTGATTGTGGCGTGATGCCGTTGTTTTGTAATGCCTGCACACAAAGCATTGCAGTGTAACCCGCAGTGCCGACTGCCATCACATCGTAGCTACTCATGCTTTCAGGAATGAGGAGCAACCAGTCACCATTGACTTTGGCTTTCTCTGTCAAACCGCCCCAGTGTTTCTCTCCTAGGCCCCAACCGTTGATAAAGACGCGTTGGCCTGCAGCGAAGTGAGGATGCTCACTCGATTCAACCACGCCTGCAAAGTCAATCCCAGGCACCATTGGAAAACGGCGTACCACTGGGGATTTTCCGCTGATCGCCAAACCATCTTTGTAGTTCAGAGTAGAGTATTCGACGTTTACAGTGACGTTACCTTCTGGAAAGTCACTCTCTTCCAACGGTTTAAATTGGCATTGATATTGGTCGTCAACTTTATCGATATAAAGGGCTTTGAACATACAGTGTCTACCTTATGGCTAAATAGGGAGTAATCGGGCCAAGCTATACAGTTTAAAAATGGGTTGCATAGAAAATGCATCACTTAAAACTGACTACATTTTAATTTAGACCGATCGTTTAATATTTAATGGCAGGATAAAAGGCGCGTTATTAAGAAGCAAGGATAATTTGCCAACACTAACAAATACGAAAGAGGGTTTTGACCTGCATCAATTTAATGGGGAGTGGCGTCTTTTCGGAGCTAAGAGTATGACCGTGTTCATAAAAAACACAACATTCGATCACCTCTGACAATCCGCCTAAACTTAAGGGGTAGTTTGGTTAGACACCCATGACTCTTACACGGAGGCTCCCATGAGTCAAAGCAAGTCGTCTGGTAAATGCCCAGTAATGCACGGAGCAAATACCTCATTACAACAAGATAATATGAAGTGGTGGCCAAAATCACTCAACCTCGACATTCTTGCTCAACATGACAAGAAAACCAATCCGATGGATGATGAGTTTGATTACGCAGAAGCGTTTAATTCGCTCGATTTTTCTGCGCTAAAATCGGACCTTAAAGCGTTAATGACCCAAAGCCAATCATGGTGGCCTGCAGACTGGGGACACTATGGCGGTTTGATGATTCGTATGGCGTGGCACTCTGCCGGTTCTTATCGTGTTGCCGATGGTCGTGGTGGGGCAGGGACTGGTAATCAGCGCTTTGCTCCCCTAAACAGCTGGCCTGATAACGGTAACTTAGACAAAGCGCGTCGCTTGCTGTGGCCAATTAAGAAAAAATATGGCAACAAAATCTCGTGGGCAGATTTAATGATACTGGCCGGTAATATGGCCTATGAATCCATGGGATTGAAAACGTTCGGTTTTGCGGGTGGCCGTGAAGATATTTGGCATCCAGAGAAAGACATCTATTGGGGCGCAGAAGAGGAGTGGCTCGCGACCAGTGACAAACCGAAGAGCCGATATACTGGTGAACGTGATCTGGAAAACCCGTTAGCAGCAGTGATGATGGGCTTAATTTACGTCAACCCTGAAGGCGTAGATGGTCATCCCGATCCTCTAAAAACCGCTAAAGACATGCGTGAGACTTTTGCTCGTATGGCGATGGATGATGAAGAAACCGTGGCGCTTACTGCTGGTGGTCACACCGTGGGAAAATGTCACGGCAATGGCAAAGCAGAAAATTTAGGCCCTGAGCCAGAAGCAGCACCTGTTGAAGAGCAAGGTTTAGGTTGGATCAATCACAAAACCCGTGGAATTGGGCGTGACGCTGTCACGAGTGGAATTGAAGGAGCATGGACAACCAATCCAACTCAATGGGATAACGGCTATTTTTATCTGCTATTGAACTATGAGTGGGCCTCAACAAAAAGCCCTGCTGGCGCGTGGCAGTGGGAGCCGATTAACATCAAAGAAGCAGACAAACCAGCCGATGTGGAAGACCCAGCGATTAAGCGTAATCCGATCATGACCGATGCGGATATGGCGCTAAAAATGGACCCAGAATATCGCAAGATTGCCGATAAGTTTTATCAAGATCCTGAGTATTTTGCACAGACCTTCGCCCGGGCGTGGTTTAAGCTGACGCACCGCGACTTAGGGCCTAAGAGTCGTTATTTGGGACCTGACGTTCCAGCGGAAGATCTGCTGTGGCAAGACCCTATTCCCAGTGTTGACTACTGCTTAACCGATGATGAAATCGCTCAGTTAAAGCAAGCGATCCTAAGCCTTGATATTGCGCTTGGGGATTGGGTTGCTACGGCCTGGGACAGTGCGAGAACATTTCGAGGTTCAGATTATCGTGGCGGAGCCAATGGCGCTCGTATCCGTCTTGCTCCGCAAAAAGATTGGCAAGGTAATGAGCCTAAACGTCTGCAAAAAGTGCTGAGCGCGCTAGAGCAGATTCAAAGTAAAGCCGCGAAGCCCGTCAGTATGGCAGACTTAATCGTTTTGGCCGGTTGTGCGGCGGTAGAAAAGGCTGCCAATTTGGCAGGTGTTGCTATTTCGGTTCCCTTTAATCCTGGG is part of the Vibrio porteresiae DSM 19223 genome and encodes:
- a CDS encoding sensor domain-containing protein, whose amino-acid sequence is MKQCDDEQEKKALDQRRENIIGLGDRSFRKNYYPQLRRNMDRLERFKTLLDHTPDMVMLISLPDGIVSDVNQAVCRLFGVAETALVNKPLRDFPWSGVTDFIDDILRDDGQEWHGSAVIEQKTAADEFVWLELSYQKATLDNHQFCVIVGRDVTERVAQNATLNTLLSEKNALLDNALVGMAWVKDRLIIACNQRFEQMLGYQTGAVIGQSTRILYDSDETYHDFGSEAYRVLCNEDSYTGTIQLMRANGETVWCELTGNAIDKSNPHSGSIWIFNDINHLKLSEEKAVYMSQHDALTGLPNHRLLSDRLEQAMLAATKQRSSIAILSVDLDNFKIVNDLLGHTHANELLVQVSKRLQQSVKEIGTLCRQGGDEFVILFPNLSDSDKSVARIGTVFNAMETPFNIEGQSINLTVSIGVALFPEDGTDFETLLSKADSAMYQAKEDGRNTYRFYRQQLNDSIEEELTIAFGLRKALDEHQFELYYQPKVEIRTGEIKGAEALIRWKHPTLGMISPAKFIPVAEETGLIIPISDWVLHTASQAVGRWRDLGMDNALVAVNLSAVHFARGNVSESIHNAILNTGIVPQMLELELTESILIKDPEYVLDVVKQLKEFGCRLSIDDFGTGYSSLAYLKRFPVDILKIDREFVKDIATNQEDEIIVKTIIQMAKGFGITTVAEGIEDQATLDKLQRFGCDRSQGYFTGRPMPEKDFIEFMLKNRAEQPKKTQVNPSSDYSI
- the ercA gene encoding alcohol dehydrogenase-like regulatory protein ErcA; the protein is MALYEMRKFVAPEFIFGVGARHKVAVYARNMEARRVLIVSDKGVIQAGWVQQAINDLAEVGIESVVFADLTANPKDHEVMRGAQFYAENECDVIVAVGGGSVIDCAKAIGIVYTNGGEVSMFEGIDQVDIPGPPLICIPTTAGTSADISQFCIITNSDMRYKMAIISKTVVPDVALIDPETTTTLDTYLTACTGVDALTHAIEAYVSTASSPIVDVHAMHAIKLLWENIHRAVFEPAHIPSRENMLLGSLQAGLAFSNASLGAVHAMAHSLGGYLDIPHGECNALLLDHVVRFNMPKSGERYQNIAQIMGIDTRGMQQKVLATRITEEFSNLRHQLGINEKLSNVGVHSSDIPELANHAVNDACIVTNPRIASLGDIKAIYSEAM
- a CDS encoding FadR/GntR family transcriptional regulator codes for the protein MSAPPRRAHSVVLELKNAIEQGEYPPGSKLPSEQQLVRRFAVSRTVIREAIADLRASQLVVTQQGKGAFVCDKPISDVLQLATTGATPDLELTYLMELRIAIESETAYLAAQKRSQRDVDQLQKHLREMQHAIDAQAPSTGMDARFHFAIAAAAKNPHFVALLTYVYQRLNHKDPLIPATRKQQALKEHEHLCHAIERGDPDAARSAMRLHLSGTKARLLNAIQQPYASNTTKGATD
- a CDS encoding mandelate racemase family protein → MIITRVSVTVFEYFTNRHADSAGHSHPHPEGGMAKQAMLTIETEDGNKGYAFAPVEVIRPHVLNAFFKKVLIGKNAMFREKLWHELELWQRGSAGQLTDRALAVVDQALWDWAGRFLNVPVYQLIGAYRDKVPAYGSTMCGDELAGGLATPEDYGRFAEQLVARGYKAIKLHTWMPPVSFAPSVAMDIRACEAVREAVGPDIALMIDGYHWYSRTEALKIGKALERLDFAWFEEPMNEQSISSYRWLSEQLAIPVIGPESASGKHHTRAEWVKSQASDILRAGVPGVGGISPTLKVAHLAESFGMNCEVHGNGAANLAVCAAIKNCQWYERGLLHPFLDYDEGISYLNQLADPMDSDGFVHLSSLPGLGEDINFNYIEAHTLAVHD
- the acuR gene encoding acrylate utilization transcriptional regulator AcuR, with protein sequence MSEQQPLKRRRGRPPKIEREYSDTKKVLIRSGLEMITEFGFTASGVDAVVKKVQVPKGSFYHYFKNKEEFGSQVLAAYGTYFAHKLDKHLTRPDIAPLDRIGLFVNDAKEGIERFEFRRGCLVGNMMQEVPQLSDALAVQLQEIILDWQQRVECCFALAREQKQLHSRETNEHLAALFWSGWEGAVMRAKLFRSTQPLDDFWHYFRWSVSQGEQR
- the acuI gene encoding acrylyl-CoA reductase (NADPH); its protein translation is MFKALYIDKVDDQYQCQFKPLEESDFPEGNVTVNVEYSTLNYKDGLAISGKSPVVRRFPMVPGIDFAGVVESSEHPHFAAGQRVFINGWGLGEKHWGGLTEKAKVNGDWLLLIPESMSSYDVMAVGTAGYTAMLCVQALQNNGITPQSGKVLVTGANGGVGSFAVAFLAKLGFDVIASTGRPEEEARLRQLGASEIIDRNTLSQPGRPLGKELWAAAIDSVGSHTLANVCASTQYGGVVAACGLAQGMDFPASVAPFILRGVTLAGVDSVMCPNEKRRTAWEQIAKLVDKEMLSTASSVISFNEVIDTAHQLLEGKVKGRVVVDIHRN
- the katG gene encoding catalase/peroxidase HPI is translated as MKWWPKSLNLDILAQHDKKTNPMDDEFDYAEAFNSLDFSALKSDLKALMTQSQSWWPADWGHYGGLMIRMAWHSAGSYRVADGRGGAGTGNQRFAPLNSWPDNGNLDKARRLLWPIKKKYGNKISWADLMILAGNMAYESMGLKTFGFAGGREDIWHPEKDIYWGAEEEWLATSDKPKSRYTGERDLENPLAAVMMGLIYVNPEGVDGHPDPLKTAKDMRETFARMAMDDEETVALTAGGHTVGKCHGNGKAENLGPEPEAAPVEEQGLGWINHKTRGIGRDAVTSGIEGAWTTNPTQWDNGYFYLLLNYEWASTKSPAGAWQWEPINIKEADKPADVEDPAIKRNPIMTDADMALKMDPEYRKIADKFYQDPEYFAQTFARAWFKLTHRDLGPKSRYLGPDVPAEDLLWQDPIPSVDYCLTDDEIAQLKQAILSLDIALGDWVATAWDSARTFRGSDYRGGANGARIRLAPQKDWQGNEPKRLQKVLSALEQIQSKAAKPVSMADLIVLAGCAAVEKAANLAGVAISVPFNPGRGDATQEMTDVDSFAVLEPVHDGYRNWLKHDYRVPAEELLLERTQLMGLTAPEMTVLIGGMRVLGTNYGGTLDGVLTDRVGVLSNDFFVNLTDMSYGWKPVDEGHYALFDRVTGVTKWTATRVDLVLGSNSILRSYAEVYAQDDNQEKFVRDFVRAWVKVMNADRYDLS